The Bombus pascuorum chromosome 13, iyBomPasc1.1, whole genome shotgun sequence nucleotide sequence atgcaaattaatttgttgCTGTGTGAGCCTATTTAATTAGAGGAATCAAATTTAATGTCGCCAAGATGCAAGGAGGGTTAATGGGAAATCTGAGAAGACAAATAAGATAAGTCCGATcggaaatttgtaattaaagttgaatgtttgaaattgaattgGAACGAAAATCCTGAAATTAATAGAATGTCAAAGAAAAATGTGTTTTCCTTCGAAAGTATTACCCAACTAAATGCTGATCTTCCGTAAAAGAAATTGACTGTATAAACTTAATTAGTAAACCATTcgaatatattaatgatatcaGACAATCATATATGAGaatgtaataattcttttatttttgacatttacatattatactataatataatattgtaaaataacgcttattgtatatatgtttttaaaatataaaattgataacaTCAGACGAAATGAGTGTTCACGCCCACAGATCTAGTTGTTTCATAATACAGGTGCTGCACCATGCGGCCAAGTGCCAAAGGGCATGAACGTTAGCacgtacaagaacctatgtattTAAGCTTAATGTTCGGGATCTGCGCTGTTTGGCTGCACATTAGAATAGACAAGAACCTATTGAGTTGTACGTTACAAGAACCTATTTAACCGCACAGTTCTACGGAAAAGTTCATATCTTCTTTTCCATCCGAGATAGATAAGTACGAGAATGACAAAATCGCGCAGTAATGAAACTGATTGTAGATTGTCtaagagagaaaaattaattgtttgctatatttcttttagaaaagaaaagaaaatattcgctCTCAAACGATGATGGATCAATGGAatgatgtaataattataatattttttcacacaCGATTTAACATTAATCCTTGGTATTTGATATGTCATTTGTAGCGacgtaaaaattttttttctcagCCACGTATTCTTTTTCCTCTGCATGTACGATGGTGTTCGTTGAGACGAATTCAACGATCTTtcatatttgataaaaataagaattatgcTGGTatccgaatatttttataatcatgaatataattatagacTGAGAATTTGCTATTATTACGGCGCATGCTTGAACATCTGAcgatcatcgatcgatcgttaacGAGAAAATCAGTGATGTAATATATCGTTCATTTCTGTTGActaatttcctttctttattaGGCCATTGACATCTATCTCCAGCCTACCTTCATCCTTTTTGTAATAGGGTAAGTgactttataaatatttaatattttaattcatattgGAGATGGAAAGAATGTTGGTTTGTGTTAGTTTCGAGGTTAGATGAAGTTATTAAACAAGTACACTGAGTCgtaaaaatgttatacattgttTAATCCTTACCTTCTAGAGgactatttaaaattttattcgatattttagaatataaattgcTAGAATCATTTAATACatgataaaatgttattatctTAATGCTTTTTtggcaatttaaaaattgagtAGGCAATTATTCTGGAAtgtttttaatgaattaaaatagttttatccTCAAATCTTATTGGTTCATCATTAATTATAACAACGATTTTACAAATCTTTCGAAAGAGATCTATCTATATGCAGTTTTCGTCTTTAACAGCAGATGATATTAACACGAATATTCAATTATGGTCTTCATAAACAgtactaaatatttatgtattttaaatgtcTGTAACATTAAATGTAGCTTATGAGGTCAAACACAAGCTGTCAAAAGTTTCAAAGCTACAAATGTCAATCTTTCCTactattcaaaattaaaaggtaaatatttctaatcattaatttttccatctaaaacaaacattaaatggtaattatataaaaaattattcaacgaaTTAAACACGAATACATGCGACATGAAATAAAGAACACACAACGTTCGCTGTtcagaaaaattttttattcctcgAGTAACAACAGCGAATCTTACATTTGATCGAATCAATCGTAAATACCTGGAAAACAGTATAAGCACGATGTGCCCTACATTGCGaacaatatatagtatatacagAAGATTCCACCGAGGTAGAATGAATTTCTCGTCCGATAGAAGCATGCAATCTCGACGTGCCATCGTCGGCTGTACACGATTTAAAAATGAACGTTGGCACGCGTGAGTTGCATTGCCACCTTATAGACTCATGGAAATTTCCTCTCGCACTTTGTACGAAACTCGAGGAATCTCTCGACGCGTGATTCGCATTGCGATACGTGTAATGAACAGTGGATGATTCGAATAATGTTTACAGAACGATTCGATCCGATTCGCTTCTTCTATGATTTAACTGATGCGTGCTAAAAATTTgtctaaaattattcttcgtcGTTCGACATTTACCCGATCATAGTTCATTACCATTGCTTTCTTCCGTTCTCTTCTTCATTACAAATAATACAGCGGTATTGTCACGAAAAAAAACGTGTGCTGTTCGTTTTTTCCACTTCTTGTatgtcctttttttctctaaaTAACCCTCTCTTTAGTTTCGAAAAATCACGTTGCTCAAAGCAACGACGACAAGTCTCGCCATTATTACCATTTTGTTACGCAAATCTACCTGGAAGATTGGTGTGTTATACCGTAACAGTCTCTGTTCGTGTCTTACTAACGATATACACACAACGAACTACGAGATCGTGGCACGTCTCCTCAAAAAAACGATGACGGTTTCGCGATTTTGATGGACGAACGTGTTTTACTTTCCACTAGCGAGCTCCTTCATGCGATTCAGAGCCGACCCTGCTTTGAACCAAGATATTTGTTGCTCGTTCATGGTATGGTTCAGGGTTATAGCATCCACTTTGCCATCCTTGTGCTTGATTTCTGCTTTTACTGGCTGTAAATTAAAAGGGAAAATTAATCTTCATTCATTGATTGTATAAGAAACTTTTTCTCTTCAAGGGTTACGTGTTCGAATACTTCAATGCAATGCATCAGCAATGATTATAATAGTATACTCGATATGTTGCGCTATCGCAAGTGCTATCTTAGTGCTACCTTTGATCGTCTATATTTAGGTGACTTTCAGattaaagtaattatattatatgtcaTAGTGACCTAAtaatagttaattaattttcaaaatacactcgacataatacaatatagtgctcgattaatattctataaaaaagtTCTACCATTCAGAGATAGTAAccaaaaaatcaatttaaaaactttAGATTTTCATACAAGATGTCTTAtctgacaaaaaaaaaaaaaaaaaattaaagtcTTCAACAAGACTGTACCTTGCCAGGCGCCAGATCGTTCAATCCCAAAAGACTGATTTTATCGGTAGGCTGGATCTTATCGTAATCACTAGGATTGGCGAAAGTCAGAGGCAACAGTCCTTGTTTCTTTAAGTTGGTCTCGTGGATACGGGCAAAACTCTTGACGATAATGGCACGGCCACCGAGATGTCTTGGTTCGAGAGCTGCGTGTTCTCGAGACGAACCTTCTCCGTAGTTTTCGTCACCAACGGCTACCCATTTGACgttatttttcttgtaatgTCTAGCAACATCCGGAACTTTTCCCCATTCACCATTTAGTTGATTCTTTACCTTGTTCATCTCGCTATTTTCGGCATTTACAGCtctaaaaaatgtatgataatttttgaagcaaaatttagaaaattacgaaTGCTATCACTTTTACGATATTCCagattatgaaaaatttacccAATGAACATGTTGTTGGAGATATTGTCCAAGTGGCCACGATACTTCAACCATGGACCAGCAGCTGAGATGTGATCCGTGGTACATTTTCCTTTGACTTTGATTAAGATAGTCATGTCAGTAAGATCTTTGCCGTCCCATTTGTCGAATGGTTCTAATAACTGTAATCGTTCGCTGGTCGGGCTTACGTCGACCTTGACGCTGCTACCGTCAACTGGAGGAGCATCGTACGTCTCCATGCCAGGGTCGAAACCGCGGCTTGGAAGTTCATCACctagataaaacaatttttaaatcattaagaaaattttatatttatttcaaaatatcaattaGGCAAGTAATGTACTTCtgtgaaatataaaacgtCCGAAGTTTGTAATCAGTGTTTTGAGAAACATGTTGTGAAATGTTTCACAAATTCACTACATCCGAGTTCCGCTCGTAAACAGACTTTATCATCGAAGATTGTCGCATTAGACAGAGATACGGAAGAACTTGGTTCTTTTcataaaagacaaaaacatACGGACAGGCGATAGATCCACGAACTCTTTATCACTATCTGTACACGAAGCAGTCTGGCATAGTTAAGTAATTAACCACTCTTAACCTCAATAATCAATTTCAAAGGCGAAAGTCTACGTCCAATATTTCACAATCGGATATCCAATTGGATCTTTGATTTAATCTCTGCATATTATTCTTAACCTTGTAATTATCAAGTACTGGACACGATAAATTATTCGCAGACATCTCTATGAAACAATCTCGTTATGAAACAGATATATACCATTTGCAGTGATTCATGTTTAATCGTCTGCAAATTAACTACGATCTTggttatctttttttatggTTTCATACATAATGACAGAATATTTGCATTAATGAGATAATGTGATAATCATAAGAAAATCATATTTACCAAACGGATCTTTAAGAAGGAATTCCTTTCCATCCTTGCCCTTGAGTTTATCGGTAACAGGGTTAAAGTCTAATCGACCGGCAATCGAAAGGGCAGTGACGAGTTCAGGGCTAGTGACGAAAGCATGAGTCGCGGGGTTGGCATCGTTTCTTCCCGTGAAATTTCGATTGTACGAAGTGACGATCGTGTTCTTATCTCCTTTCTTGATGTCTTGACGATCCCATTGACCGATGCAAGGTCCGCAAGCGTTGGCCAATACAGTGCCGCCGAAGTTTCGAAGGATCTCCGCCTAAATtaagagaattttaattttttttaatatctcagTTATTTACGAGACATTATCCATAGGAATACTGATGAAATTTAGAACAACTTAAATACTCTTAGGGAGTTAAGAATTTTGCTATATCTTCGCAATATATTCgggattttttcatttctaaatatatttcatagcttgaaagttcgaaatatCTGTATCTAATATTTTTGGCATTTCGAGTGTTTACGAAATCTGTAGTATTTTTAAAACGGAAGCCTACAATATCTctgatattctttttattttgaataattttacgacatttttcaaataattgcaATATCTCCCTTATTTTTtgatactttgaatatttgtaatatctgTGATATCAATTTAAAAGGTGAGAATATTCTTCAGTTTTCTTGTTACATTGCTACAATGTTCTAATAATCTTCACCCCTACCTCTAGCGATGTATTGTTCTAGATTATATTCTAAATCGATTTCATTGTCATCTAATGATCCCGTCATGTAAATCgacaatttctattttttcactGACTCTGTCAAAATATCGAAGCCAAATTAAGAATTGGCGTAGGTCGCGTTACTTGTTGCTAAGTAACATGTACCAATGTTTGGCACGGTTCCAAAGAAACTATGCAACTTTGACTTTGGTACAGGCTTTGAATTCTAATCAGAAATTATTGTTCTAGAAATTAACTTACGATTCCATCGCGTTCGATGGTAGCACGGATCTGTTCAGATCCTGGTGTAACGTTGAACGCGGACTTTGCTTTCAAACCGTGATCGAGAGCTTGTTTGGCAATGTTCGCACATCGGCCCATGTCTTCGTAAGAACTGTTTGTGCAGGAACCGATCAGGCCAACCTTGATCTCGTTCGGCCAGCCGTTCTTCTTGGCAGCATCACCTAGTCAGGGTACAAGTAATGAATGTCTCTCGTTCAATTTCTTTGAAGAATTTAACACTGAACTTTTTCCAAACTTTGTACTTTCTTAAAATATGAGATCAGATACAAAGTTAAAAGGATATTTTTtgaatcgataaatttcatgTTCTCAGGAGCTACGTATTGTCTGAATAGATAGATATTTTCTAGACTTTACACTTTTTTAAAGTACAAAGCAGGAAgttgatattatatttactatatatattctatatatattccaatcgagtcgaaaaatatttacgtaaaatatttggaaactATTTGCACATCCTGCAAAAGAATATTCACAGTCAAATGCCAtcgaattttaacaaaaatcatatttactttattttcttttaaagcttttcggaattaaaaaaaaattagtattataaaatctaaataGACACGCGTAATACCTTAACTACGTTGATCATTCACTCCACTTACCCAATTTTGAAATGGGATGAGCGAGATCAGGCGTAAACGGTCCATTGACATGTGGTTCCAAGGTAGACAAATCCAATTCGATCAGTTGATCGTATTTAGCATTAGCATCGGCAGTTAAGAGGCTTTTTTTATGCATATCCGCGGCGGCAGCGATATCAGCTCGTCCAGTGGCCTTCAGATAGTCTTGCATACGGTAATTGTACGGGAAGATTGAGGTAGTAGCACCAATTTCTGCACCCATGTTGCAAATAGTCGCCATTCCGGTACAGCTAATATTGTCGACACCAGGTCCAAAGTATTCTACGATCGCTCCAGTTCCTCCTTTGACCGTCAAGATACCAGCTACCTTCAAGATTATGTCCTTAGGGCTGGTCCATCCTTTCAAGGTTCCGGTCAGTTTCACTCCGATGACTTTGGGGCATTTTAATTCCCATGGTATGTTAGCCAT carries:
- the LOC132913361 gene encoding probable aconitate hydratase, mitochondrial isoform X1; protein product: MSYCTRILRDQKLAIFAIDIQQRCFSVSALKFAANKVAMSKFDKETYLPYDKLEEKLKVVRKRLTRPLTLSEKVLYSHLDEPDKQEIVRGTSYLRLRPDRVAMQDATAQMAMLQFISSGLPKVAVPSTIHCDHLIEAQMGGDKDLKRAKDINKEVYNFLKTAGAKYGVGFWNPGSGIIHQIILENYAFPGLLMIGTDSHTPNGGGLGCLCIGVGGADAVDVMANIPWELKCPKVIGVKLTGTLKGWTSPKDIILKVAGILTVKGGTGAIVEYFGPGVDNISCTGMATICNMGAEIGATTSIFPYNYRMQDYLKATGRADIAAAADMHKKSLLTADANAKYDQLIELDLSTLEPHVNGPFTPDLAHPISKLGDAAKKNGWPNEIKVGLIGSCTNSSYEDMGRCANIAKQALDHGLKAKSAFNVTPGSEQIRATIERDGIAEILRNFGGTVLANACGPCIGQWDRQDIKKGDKNTIVTSYNRNFTGRNDANPATHAFVTSPELVTALSIAGRLDFNPVTDKLKGKDGKEFLLKDPFGDELPSRGFDPGMETYDAPPVDGSSVKVDVSPTSERLQLLEPFDKWDGKDLTDMTILIKVKGKCTTDHISAAGPWLKYRGHLDNISNNMFIGAVNAENSEMNKVKNQLNGEWGKVPDVARHYKKNNVKWVAVGDENYGEGSSREHAALEPRHLGGRAIIVKSFARIHETNLKKQGLLPLTFANPSDYDKIQPTDKISLLGLNDLAPGKPVKAEIKHKDGKVDAITLNHTMNEQQISWFKAGSALNRMKELASGK
- the LOC132913361 gene encoding probable aconitate hydratase, mitochondrial isoform X2; amino-acid sequence: MENIHQSKLAIFAIDIQQRCFSVSALKFAANKVAMSKFDKETYLPYDKLEEKLKVVRKRLTRPLTLSEKVLYSHLDEPDKQEIVRGTSYLRLRPDRVAMQDATAQMAMLQFISSGLPKVAVPSTIHCDHLIEAQMGGDKDLKRAKDINKEVYNFLKTAGAKYGVGFWNPGSGIIHQIILENYAFPGLLMIGTDSHTPNGGGLGCLCIGVGGADAVDVMANIPWELKCPKVIGVKLTGTLKGWTSPKDIILKVAGILTVKGGTGAIVEYFGPGVDNISCTGMATICNMGAEIGATTSIFPYNYRMQDYLKATGRADIAAAADMHKKSLLTADANAKYDQLIELDLSTLEPHVNGPFTPDLAHPISKLGDAAKKNGWPNEIKVGLIGSCTNSSYEDMGRCANIAKQALDHGLKAKSAFNVTPGSEQIRATIERDGIAEILRNFGGTVLANACGPCIGQWDRQDIKKGDKNTIVTSYNRNFTGRNDANPATHAFVTSPELVTALSIAGRLDFNPVTDKLKGKDGKEFLLKDPFGDELPSRGFDPGMETYDAPPVDGSSVKVDVSPTSERLQLLEPFDKWDGKDLTDMTILIKVKGKCTTDHISAAGPWLKYRGHLDNISNNMFIGAVNAENSEMNKVKNQLNGEWGKVPDVARHYKKNNVKWVAVGDENYGEGSSREHAALEPRHLGGRAIIVKSFARIHETNLKKQGLLPLTFANPSDYDKIQPTDKISLLGLNDLAPGKPVKAEIKHKDGKVDAITLNHTMNEQQISWFKAGSALNRMKELASGK